A stretch of Rhinopithecus roxellana isolate Shanxi Qingling chromosome 12, ASM756505v1, whole genome shotgun sequence DNA encodes these proteins:
- the THEMIS2 gene encoding protein THEMIS2 isoform X2, which produces MEPVPLQDFVRALDPETLPRVLRVCSGVYFEGSIYEISGNECCLSTGDLIKVTQVRLQKVVCENPRTSQTMELPRNFEGYFTPLNTPQSYETLEELVSATTQSSKQLPTCFMSTHRIVTEGTVVTKDQLLMLEAVVMHLGIRCARCVLGVEGQQVILHLPLSQKGPFRKWESSTPRTLLQVLQDPALKDLVLTCPTLPWHSLILRPQYEIQAIMHMRRTIVKIPSTLEVDVEDVTASSQHVHFIKPLLLSEVLAQQGPFPLSTEILEVPERRPIFLSPWLGSLQKGQRLCIYGLASPPWRVLASSKGRKVPRHFLVSGAYQGKLRRRPREFPTAYDLLGAFQPGRPLRVVATKDCEGEREENPEFTSLAVGDRLEVLGPGQAHGAQGNDMDVLVCQRLSDQAGEDEEEECEEEAESPERVLLPLHFPGSFVEEMSDSRRYSLADLTAQFSLPCEVKVVAKDSSHPTDPLTSLLGLRLEEKITEPFLVVSLDSEPGMCFEIPPRWLDLTVVEAKGQPDWPGGSLPIATVEELTDTFYYRLRKLPACEIQAPPPRPPKSQGLSKQRRHSTQEGGVKSSQLLGLQQHTLLPKPKAKTLPEFTKDGSSMYSKIPAHRKGHRPAKPQRQDPG; this is translated from the exons GCTCCATCTATGAGATCTCTGGGAATGAGTGCTGCCTTTCCACAGGGGACCTGATCAAGGTCACCCAGGTTCGCCTCCAGAAGGTGGTCTGTGAGAACCCGAGGACCAGCCAGACCATGGAGCTCCCCCGCAACTTCGAGG GCTACTTCACTCCCCTCAACACCCCACAGAGCTACGAAACCCTGGAGGAGCTGGTCTCGGCCACAACTCAGAGCTCCAAGCAGCTGCCCACTTGCTTCATGTCGACCCACAGGATTGTCACCGAGGGCACGGTGGTGACTAAGGACCAGCTCCTCATGCTTGAGGCTGTGGTGATGCACCTCGGGATCCGCTGTGCCCGCTGTGTCCTGGGCGTGGAGGGTCAACAGGTCATCCTGCACCTGCCCCTATCCCAGAAGGGGCCCTTCCGGAAATGGGAGTCCAGTACCCCTCGAACTCTGCTCCAGGTCCTGCAGGATCCAGCCTTGAAGGACCTCGTCCTcacctgccccaccctgccctggCATTCCCTGATCCTGCGGCCCCAGTATGAGATCCAAGCCATCATGCACA TGCGCAGGACCATTGTCAAGATCCCTTCCACCCTGGAGGTCGACGTGGAGGACGTCACCGCCTCCTCCCAGCACGTCCACTTCATCAAACCGCTGCTGCTGAGCGAGGTCCTGGCCCAGCAAGGCCCTTTCCCCCTGTCCACGGAGATCCTGGAGGTTCCTGAGCGCCGTCCCATCTTCCTCAGTCCGTGGCTGGGCTCCTTGCAGAAAGGCCAGAGGCTTTGCATCTATGGCCTAGCCTCACCACCCTGGCgggtcctggcctcaagcaagggCCGCAAGGTGCCCAGGCACTTCCTGGTGTCAGGGGCCTACCAGGGCAAGCTGCGGCGGCGGCCAAGGGAGTTCCCCACGGCCTATGACCTCCTAGGTGCTTTCCAGCCAGGCCGGCCACTCCGGGTGGTGGCCACTAAGGACTGTGAGGGTGAGAGGGAGGAGAATCCTGAGTTCACGTCCCTGGCTGTGGGTGACCGGCTGGAGGTGCTGGGGCCTGGTCAGGCCCATGGGGCCCAGGGCAATGACATGGACGTCTTGGTTTGCCAGCGGCTGAGTGACCAGgctggggaggatgaggaggaagagtgtgaagaggaggcagagagcCCAGAGCGGGTCCTGCTGCCCCTCCACTTCCCTGGCAGCTTCGTGGAGGAGATGAGTGACAGTCGGCGCTACAGCCTGGCGGATCTGACTGCCCAGTTCTCACTGCCTTGTGAGGTCAAGGTGGTAGCCAAGGACAGTAGCCATCCCACTGACCCTCTGACCTCCCTCCTGGGCCTGCGGCTGGAGGAGAAGATCACAGAGCCATTCTTGGTGGTGAGCCTGGACTCTGAGCCTGGGATGTGCTTTGAGATCCCTCCCCGGTGGCTGGACCTGACTGTCGTGGAGGCCAAGGGGCAGCCAGACTGGCCAGGGGGGTCTCTCCCCATAGCCACAGTGGAGGAGCTGACAGACACCTTCTATTATCGTCTTCGGAAGTTACCAGCCTGTGAGATCCAAGCCCCCCCACCCAGGCCCCCTAAAAGTCAGGGCCTCAGCAAGCAGAGGAGACACAGCACCCAGGAAGGAGGCGTCAAG TCTTCTCAACTCTTAGGATTGCAGCAACACACTCTGCTGCCCAAACCCAAGGCGAAGACCTTGCCAGAGTTCACCAAGGATGGCTCCAGTATGTACAGCAAGATTCCTGCCCACAGGAAGGGCCACAGGCCTGCTAAGCCCCAAAGGCAGGATCCAG
- the THEMIS2 gene encoding protein THEMIS2 isoform X1 → MEPVPLQDFVRALDPETLPRVLRVCSGVYFEGSIYEISGNECCLSTGDLIKVTQVRLQKVVCENPRTSQTMELPRNFEGYFTPLNTPQSYETLEELVSATTQSSKQLPTCFMSTHRIVTEGTVVTKDQLLMLEAVVMHLGIRCARCVLGVEGQQVILHLPLSQKGPFRKWESSTPRTLLQVLQDPALKDLVLTCPTLPWHSLILRPQYEIQAIMHMRRTIVKIPSTLEVDVEDVTASSQHVHFIKPLLLSEVLAQQGPFPLSTEILEVPERRPIFLSPWLGSLQKGQRLCIYGLASPPWRVLASSKGRKVPRHFLVSGAYQGKLRRRPREFPTAYDLLGAFQPGRPLRVVATKDCEGEREENPEFTSLAVGDRLEVLGPGQAHGAQGNDMDVLVCQRLSDQAGEDEEEECEEEAESPERVLLPLHFPGSFVEEMSDSRRYSLADLTAQFSLPCEVKVVAKDSSHPTDPLTSLLGLRLEEKITEPFLVVSLDSEPGMCFEIPPRWLDLTVVEAKGQPDWPGGSLPIATVEELTDTFYYRLRKLPACEIQAPPPRPPKSQGLSKQRRHSTQEGGVKSSQLLGLQQHTLLPKPKAKTLPEFTKDGSSMYSKIPAHRKGHRPAKPQRQDPDDDKHDYEEILEHFQKTI, encoded by the exons GCTCCATCTATGAGATCTCTGGGAATGAGTGCTGCCTTTCCACAGGGGACCTGATCAAGGTCACCCAGGTTCGCCTCCAGAAGGTGGTCTGTGAGAACCCGAGGACCAGCCAGACCATGGAGCTCCCCCGCAACTTCGAGG GCTACTTCACTCCCCTCAACACCCCACAGAGCTACGAAACCCTGGAGGAGCTGGTCTCGGCCACAACTCAGAGCTCCAAGCAGCTGCCCACTTGCTTCATGTCGACCCACAGGATTGTCACCGAGGGCACGGTGGTGACTAAGGACCAGCTCCTCATGCTTGAGGCTGTGGTGATGCACCTCGGGATCCGCTGTGCCCGCTGTGTCCTGGGCGTGGAGGGTCAACAGGTCATCCTGCACCTGCCCCTATCCCAGAAGGGGCCCTTCCGGAAATGGGAGTCCAGTACCCCTCGAACTCTGCTCCAGGTCCTGCAGGATCCAGCCTTGAAGGACCTCGTCCTcacctgccccaccctgccctggCATTCCCTGATCCTGCGGCCCCAGTATGAGATCCAAGCCATCATGCACA TGCGCAGGACCATTGTCAAGATCCCTTCCACCCTGGAGGTCGACGTGGAGGACGTCACCGCCTCCTCCCAGCACGTCCACTTCATCAAACCGCTGCTGCTGAGCGAGGTCCTGGCCCAGCAAGGCCCTTTCCCCCTGTCCACGGAGATCCTGGAGGTTCCTGAGCGCCGTCCCATCTTCCTCAGTCCGTGGCTGGGCTCCTTGCAGAAAGGCCAGAGGCTTTGCATCTATGGCCTAGCCTCACCACCCTGGCgggtcctggcctcaagcaagggCCGCAAGGTGCCCAGGCACTTCCTGGTGTCAGGGGCCTACCAGGGCAAGCTGCGGCGGCGGCCAAGGGAGTTCCCCACGGCCTATGACCTCCTAGGTGCTTTCCAGCCAGGCCGGCCACTCCGGGTGGTGGCCACTAAGGACTGTGAGGGTGAGAGGGAGGAGAATCCTGAGTTCACGTCCCTGGCTGTGGGTGACCGGCTGGAGGTGCTGGGGCCTGGTCAGGCCCATGGGGCCCAGGGCAATGACATGGACGTCTTGGTTTGCCAGCGGCTGAGTGACCAGgctggggaggatgaggaggaagagtgtgaagaggaggcagagagcCCAGAGCGGGTCCTGCTGCCCCTCCACTTCCCTGGCAGCTTCGTGGAGGAGATGAGTGACAGTCGGCGCTACAGCCTGGCGGATCTGACTGCCCAGTTCTCACTGCCTTGTGAGGTCAAGGTGGTAGCCAAGGACAGTAGCCATCCCACTGACCCTCTGACCTCCCTCCTGGGCCTGCGGCTGGAGGAGAAGATCACAGAGCCATTCTTGGTGGTGAGCCTGGACTCTGAGCCTGGGATGTGCTTTGAGATCCCTCCCCGGTGGCTGGACCTGACTGTCGTGGAGGCCAAGGGGCAGCCAGACTGGCCAGGGGGGTCTCTCCCCATAGCCACAGTGGAGGAGCTGACAGACACCTTCTATTATCGTCTTCGGAAGTTACCAGCCTGTGAGATCCAAGCCCCCCCACCCAGGCCCCCTAAAAGTCAGGGCCTCAGCAAGCAGAGGAGACACAGCACCCAGGAAGGAGGCGTCAAG TCTTCTCAACTCTTAGGATTGCAGCAACACACTCTGCTGCCCAAACCCAAGGCGAAGACCTTGCCAGAGTTCACCAAGGATGGCTCCAGTATGTACAGCAAGATTCCTGCCCACAGGAAGGGCCACAGGCCTGCTAAGCCCCAAAGGCAGGATCCAG
- the THEMIS2 gene encoding protein THEMIS2 isoform X3: protein MEPVPLQDFVRALDPETLPRVLRVCSGVYFEGYFTPLNTPQSYETLEELVSATTQSSKQLPTCFMSTHRIVTEGTVVTKDQLLMLEAVVMHLGIRCARCVLGVEGQQVILHLPLSQKGPFRKWESSTPRTLLQVLQDPALKDLVLTCPTLPWHSLILRPQYEIQAIMHMRRTIVKIPSTLEVDVEDVTASSQHVHFIKPLLLSEVLAQQGPFPLSTEILEVPERRPIFLSPWLGSLQKGQRLCIYGLASPPWRVLASSKGRKVPRHFLVSGAYQGKLRRRPREFPTAYDLLGAFQPGRPLRVVATKDCEGEREENPEFTSLAVGDRLEVLGPGQAHGAQGNDMDVLVCQRLSDQAGEDEEEECEEEAESPERVLLPLHFPGSFVEEMSDSRRYSLADLTAQFSLPCEVKVVAKDSSHPTDPLTSLLGLRLEEKITEPFLVVSLDSEPGMCFEIPPRWLDLTVVEAKGQPDWPGGSLPIATVEELTDTFYYRLRKLPACEIQAPPPRPPKSQGLSKQRRHSTQEGGVKSSQLLGLQQHTLLPKPKAKTLPEFTKDGSSMYSKIPAHRKGHRPAKPQRQDPDDDKHDYEEILEHFQKTI, encoded by the exons GCTACTTCACTCCCCTCAACACCCCACAGAGCTACGAAACCCTGGAGGAGCTGGTCTCGGCCACAACTCAGAGCTCCAAGCAGCTGCCCACTTGCTTCATGTCGACCCACAGGATTGTCACCGAGGGCACGGTGGTGACTAAGGACCAGCTCCTCATGCTTGAGGCTGTGGTGATGCACCTCGGGATCCGCTGTGCCCGCTGTGTCCTGGGCGTGGAGGGTCAACAGGTCATCCTGCACCTGCCCCTATCCCAGAAGGGGCCCTTCCGGAAATGGGAGTCCAGTACCCCTCGAACTCTGCTCCAGGTCCTGCAGGATCCAGCCTTGAAGGACCTCGTCCTcacctgccccaccctgccctggCATTCCCTGATCCTGCGGCCCCAGTATGAGATCCAAGCCATCATGCACA TGCGCAGGACCATTGTCAAGATCCCTTCCACCCTGGAGGTCGACGTGGAGGACGTCACCGCCTCCTCCCAGCACGTCCACTTCATCAAACCGCTGCTGCTGAGCGAGGTCCTGGCCCAGCAAGGCCCTTTCCCCCTGTCCACGGAGATCCTGGAGGTTCCTGAGCGCCGTCCCATCTTCCTCAGTCCGTGGCTGGGCTCCTTGCAGAAAGGCCAGAGGCTTTGCATCTATGGCCTAGCCTCACCACCCTGGCgggtcctggcctcaagcaagggCCGCAAGGTGCCCAGGCACTTCCTGGTGTCAGGGGCCTACCAGGGCAAGCTGCGGCGGCGGCCAAGGGAGTTCCCCACGGCCTATGACCTCCTAGGTGCTTTCCAGCCAGGCCGGCCACTCCGGGTGGTGGCCACTAAGGACTGTGAGGGTGAGAGGGAGGAGAATCCTGAGTTCACGTCCCTGGCTGTGGGTGACCGGCTGGAGGTGCTGGGGCCTGGTCAGGCCCATGGGGCCCAGGGCAATGACATGGACGTCTTGGTTTGCCAGCGGCTGAGTGACCAGgctggggaggatgaggaggaagagtgtgaagaggaggcagagagcCCAGAGCGGGTCCTGCTGCCCCTCCACTTCCCTGGCAGCTTCGTGGAGGAGATGAGTGACAGTCGGCGCTACAGCCTGGCGGATCTGACTGCCCAGTTCTCACTGCCTTGTGAGGTCAAGGTGGTAGCCAAGGACAGTAGCCATCCCACTGACCCTCTGACCTCCCTCCTGGGCCTGCGGCTGGAGGAGAAGATCACAGAGCCATTCTTGGTGGTGAGCCTGGACTCTGAGCCTGGGATGTGCTTTGAGATCCCTCCCCGGTGGCTGGACCTGACTGTCGTGGAGGCCAAGGGGCAGCCAGACTGGCCAGGGGGGTCTCTCCCCATAGCCACAGTGGAGGAGCTGACAGACACCTTCTATTATCGTCTTCGGAAGTTACCAGCCTGTGAGATCCAAGCCCCCCCACCCAGGCCCCCTAAAAGTCAGGGCCTCAGCAAGCAGAGGAGACACAGCACCCAGGAAGGAGGCGTCAAG TCTTCTCAACTCTTAGGATTGCAGCAACACACTCTGCTGCCCAAACCCAAGGCGAAGACCTTGCCAGAGTTCACCAAGGATGGCTCCAGTATGTACAGCAAGATTCCTGCCCACAGGAAGGGCCACAGGCCTGCTAAGCCCCAAAGGCAGGATCCAG